The Medicago truncatula cultivar Jemalong A17 chromosome 4, MtrunA17r5.0-ANR, whole genome shotgun sequence genome includes a region encoding these proteins:
- the LOC11443815 gene encoding transmembrane protein 208 homolog, whose translation MANQGAKKRKEENSRHITKLRHIIIACNVIYLIIRMLIFHSSFTWKHWIGLVLTSLAYYFPYQQLAKMAKPSYTQDGELLDGGFDMTTGGVCGYLHDVIYITCFVQVASIISGKFWYIYLVIPAFGAYQSFGLIKGFLPQGSEESVEDEKTRKKREKMEKKASRPKFVKTRTR comes from the exons ATGGCGAATCAAGGTGCTAAGAAACGCAAAGAAGAGAACTCTCGTCACATCACCAAGCTCCGCCACATCATCATCGCCTGCAAT gttatttatttaataattaggATGTTAATCTTCCATTCAAGCTTCACCTGGAAGCATTGGATTGGCTTGGTTTTGACTTCTCTAGCTTATTATTTTCCTTACCAACAACTTGCTAAGATGGCAAAACCTAGTTATACACAAGACGGTGAGCTCTTAGATGGTGGTTTTGATATGACTACTGGTGGAGTTTGCGG CTAtttacatgatgttatctacATAACATGCTTTGTGCAAGTTGCTTCCATCATCTCTGGAAAGTTCTGGTACATATATCTTGTG ATACCAGCATTTGGAGCATACCAATCCTTTGGCTTGATTAAAGGATTTTTGCCTCAAGGTTCAGAG GAATCGGTTGAAGATGAAAAGACTCGCAAGAAAAGGGAAAAGATGGAAAAGAAGGCATCCAGACCTAAGTTTGTCAAGACACGAACCAGATAG
- the LOC11425481 gene encoding probable LRR receptor-like serine/threonine-protein kinase At4g30520 encodes MPLNFLLLLFFLFLSHQPFSSASEPRNPEVVALMSIKEALNDPHNVLSNWDEFSVDPCSWAMITCSSDSFVIGLGAPSQSLSGTLSSSIANLTNLKQVLLQNNNISGKIPPELGNLPKLQTLDLSNNRFSGFIPSSLNQLNSLQYMRLNNNSLSGPFPVSLSNITQLAFLDLSFNNLTGPLPKFPARSFNIVGNPLICVSTSIEGCSGSVTLMPVPFSQAILQGKHKSKKLAIALGVSFSCVSLIVLFLGLFWYRKKRQHGAILYIGDYKEEAVVSLGNLKHFGFRELQHATDSFSSKNILGAGGFGNVYRGKLGDGTLVAVKRLKDVNGSAGELQFQTELEMISLAVHRNLLRLIGYCATPNDKILVYPYMSNGSVASRLRGKPALDWNTRKRIAIGAARGLLYLHEQCDPKIIHRDVKAANVLLDDDYEAIVGDFGLAKLLDHADSHVTTAVRGTVGHIAPEYLSTGQSSEKTDVFGFGILLLELITGMTALEFGKTLNQKGAMLEWVKKIQQEKKVEVLVDKELGSNYDRIEVGEMLQVALLCTQYMTAHRPKMSEVVRMLEGDGLAEKWASTHNYGSNCWSHSHSNNSSSNSSSRPTTTSKHDENFHDRSSMFGMTMDDDDDQSLDSYAMELSGPR; translated from the exons ATGCCTCTCAACTTCCTTCTTCTCCTTTTCTTCTTATTCCTCTCCCACCAACCTTTCTCTTCCGCTTCAGAGCCTCGCAACCCCGAAG TGGTTGCTTTGATGAGTATTAAAGAAGCACTAAATGATCCACACAATGTATTAAGCAACTGGGATGAATTCTCTGTTGACCCTTGTAGTTGGGCTATGATTACTTGCTCTTCTGATTCCTTTGTTATTGGCTT GGGAGCTCCTAGTCAATCTCTCTCTGGAACTTTATCTTCATCAATTGCTAATTTAACAAATCTTAAACAAGT GTTACTGCAGAATAACAACATCTCAGGCAAAATACCACCGGAACTTGGAAACCTTCCAAAGCTTCAAACTTTAGATCTTTCAAATAACAGATTCTCTGGGTTCATTCCATCTTCACTCAATCAATTGAATAGTCTTCAGTATAT GAGGCTGAACAACAATAGCTTGTCTGGACCCTTTCCTGTTTCACTGTCAAATATCACACAGCTTGCTTTCTT GGACTTGTCTTTTAACAATCTCACTGGACCGTTGCCCAAGTTTCCAGCTAGATCATTCAA TATTGTGGGGAATCCATTAATTTGTGTAAGCACCTCTATTGAAGGCTGCTCTGGATCAGTGACCCTTATGCCTGTTCCTTTCTCTCAAGCAATATTACAAG GAAAACACAAGTCCAAGAAACTAGCAATTGCTCTTGGGGTTAGCTTTAGTTGTGTTTCTCTCATAGTCCTGTTTTTGGGGCTCTTTTGGTATAGAAAGAAAAGACAGCATGGAGCCATCTTGTATATTGGTG ATTATAAAGAAGAGGCTGTTGTTAGCCTAGGAAATCTCAAACATTTCGGTTTCAGAGAGCTCCAACACGCAACAGATAGTTTCAGCTCCAAGAATATACTTGGTGCTGGAGGTTTTGGCAATGTTTATAGGGGGAAGCTTGGAGATGGCACGTTGGTGGCGGTGAAAAGGTTGAAAGATGTAAATGGTAGTGCGGGCGAGTTACAGTTCCAAACAGAATTGGAGATGATTAGCTTGGCAGTGCACCGCAATTTACTTCGCTTAATTGGATATTGTGCTACTCCTAATGACAAAATTCTGGTTTACCCTTATATGTCTAATGGCAGTGTGGCCTCCAGGCTTAGAG GAAAACCCGCTTTAGATTGGAACACAAGAAAGAGGATAGCAATTGGAGCTGCTCGGGGCCTTCTGTATCTTCATGAGCAATGTGATCCAAAAATCATACACAGAGATGTAAAAGCTGCTAATGTGCTTCTGGATGATGATTATGAGGCTATCGTTGGTGATTTTGGCCTTGCAAAGCTCCTTGATCATGCTGATTCTCATGTCACCACTGCTGTACGTGGCACTGTTGGACACATTGCACCGGAGTACCTCTCGACTGGCCAATCATCTGAGAAAACTGATGTGTTTGGATTCGGCATTCTCTTATTAGAGCTTATAACCGGAATGACAGCCCTTGAGTTTGGGAAAACCTTGAATCAAAAAGGTGCTATGCTAGAGTGG GTTAAAAAAATACAGCAAGAAAAGAAGGTTGAAGTTTTGGTGGACAAAGAACTAGGGAGCAACTATGATAGAATAGAGGTTGGGGAAATGCTTCAAGTAGCTTTGCTTTGCACCCAATATATGACAGCTCACCGGCCGAAAATGTCCGAAGTGGTCCGGATGCTTGAAGGAGATGGACTTGCTGAGAAGTGGGCATCGACACATAATTATGGAAGTAACTGCTGGAGCCATAGTCACAGCAACAACAGTAGTAGCAATAGCTCATCTCGTCCTACCACTACTTCAAAACATGATGAAAATTTTCATGATCGTTCAAGCATGTTTGGCATGAccatggatgatgatgatgatcagtCTTTGGATTCCTATGCCATGGAACTCTCTGGCCCTagataa
- the LOC11446800 gene encoding autophagy-related protein 18b isoform X1 has translation MSSSSSSSSSSWCPILCASFNQDNSCFAIGTKDGFKIFDTNTGKLCYQRDVGAFSIVEMLFTSSLLAIVGAGDQPSLSPRRLCLFNTTTGAPLRELNFLTSILAIRMNRKRLIVILQDKAYVYEINSLSILDTFDTVPNIKGLCALSPCLDACYMALPASTTKGSALLYNVMDCNLHCEIEAHRSPLAAMVFSSNGMYIATASEQGTLVRVHLVSDATKSYSFRRGSYSSTIFSLSFGPSKQLPDILAATSSSGSIHLFTLGFASHPRSKRSSGFLGSIIPDAVNDVLDPAYHHVLHNAVPAGVKSSAVIRKVENVTDTSSSELLACRANMCVITYNGYFQEYNLSIDAHQKLSWSLERETNLLTVTLDKVP, from the exons ATGTCATCTTCTTCGTCATCGTCGTCGTCGTCGTGGTGTCCCATTCTTTGCGCTTCTTTCAACCAAGACAATAG TTGCTTTGCTATTGGCACCAAAGATGgtttcaaaatatttgataCTAATACTGGAAAACTCTGTTATCAAAGAG ATGTTGGAGCTTTCTCTATTGTTGAGATGCTCTTTACTTCAAGTCTTCTTGCTATAGTCGGTGCTGGTGATCAG CCATCTTTATCCCCTCGCCGACTCTGTTTGTTCAATACTACAACTGGTGCTCCTCTTAGAGAATTGAACTTTCTTACTTCAATACTAGCTATTCGCATGAATCGAAAAAG ACTCATTGTCATTTTACAAGACAAAGCATATGTATATGAAATAAATAGTCTTTCAATCTTGGACACTTTCGACACGGTTCCAAATATTAAAG GACTTTGTGCCCTTTCCCCTTGTTTGGATGCTTGCTACATGGCTCTCCCTGCTAGTACCACGAAAGGATCTGCATTGTTGTACAATGTCATGGATTGTAATTTACACTGTGAG ATCGAGGCTCATCGTTCACCACTGGCTGCAATGGTCTTTTCTTCTAACGGAATGTATATAGCTACAGCATCCGAGCAAGGAACCTTGGTCAGAGTTCATTTGGTATCAGATGCAACAAAG TCATATAGCTTCCGAAGGGGTTCATATTCATCTACCATATTTTCTCTGTCCTTTGGGCCATCAAAGCAGCTTCCAGATATTCTTGCAGCCACTAGTTCTTCTGGTTCTATTCATCTTTTCACTCTTGGATTTGCTTCACATCCACG GAGCAAGAGATCAAGCGGTTTTCTTGGATCGATAATTCCTGATGCAGTGAATGATGTGCTGGATCCAGCTTATCATCATGTGCTTCATAATGCTGTTCCTGCAGGAGTCAAAAG CTCTGCAGTAATTCGCAAGGTTGAAAATGTTACTGACACCTCATCATCTGAACTTTTAGCTTGTAG GGCCAACATGTGTGTGATAACTTACAATGGCTACTTTCAAGAATATAACTTGAGCATTGATGCTCATCAGAAATTGTCTTGGTCTTTAGAGCGTGAAACCAATCTCTTGACTGTGACCTTGGATAAAGTTCCATGA
- the LOC11446800 gene encoding autophagy-related protein 18b isoform X2, whose amino-acid sequence MSSSSSSSSSSWCPILCASFNQDNSCFAIGTKDGFKIFDTNTGKLCYQRDVGAFSIVEMLFTSSLLAIVGAGDQPSLSPRRLCLFNTTTGAPLRELNFLTSILAIRMNRKRLIVILQDKAYVYEINSLSILDTFDTVPNIKGLCALSPCLDACYMALPASTTKGSALLYNVMDCNLHCEIEAHRSPLAAMVFSSNGMYIATASEQGTLVRVHLVSDATKSYSFRRGSYSSTIFSLSFGPSKQLPDILAATSSSGSIHLFTLGFASHPRSKRSSGFLGSIIPDAVNDVLDPAYHHVLHNAVPAGVKSSAVIRKVENVTDTSSSELLACRLLWLNGKPLIQPTISGYILL is encoded by the exons ATGTCATCTTCTTCGTCATCGTCGTCGTCGTCGTGGTGTCCCATTCTTTGCGCTTCTTTCAACCAAGACAATAG TTGCTTTGCTATTGGCACCAAAGATGgtttcaaaatatttgataCTAATACTGGAAAACTCTGTTATCAAAGAG ATGTTGGAGCTTTCTCTATTGTTGAGATGCTCTTTACTTCAAGTCTTCTTGCTATAGTCGGTGCTGGTGATCAG CCATCTTTATCCCCTCGCCGACTCTGTTTGTTCAATACTACAACTGGTGCTCCTCTTAGAGAATTGAACTTTCTTACTTCAATACTAGCTATTCGCATGAATCGAAAAAG ACTCATTGTCATTTTACAAGACAAAGCATATGTATATGAAATAAATAGTCTTTCAATCTTGGACACTTTCGACACGGTTCCAAATATTAAAG GACTTTGTGCCCTTTCCCCTTGTTTGGATGCTTGCTACATGGCTCTCCCTGCTAGTACCACGAAAGGATCTGCATTGTTGTACAATGTCATGGATTGTAATTTACACTGTGAG ATCGAGGCTCATCGTTCACCACTGGCTGCAATGGTCTTTTCTTCTAACGGAATGTATATAGCTACAGCATCCGAGCAAGGAACCTTGGTCAGAGTTCATTTGGTATCAGATGCAACAAAG TCATATAGCTTCCGAAGGGGTTCATATTCATCTACCATATTTTCTCTGTCCTTTGGGCCATCAAAGCAGCTTCCAGATATTCTTGCAGCCACTAGTTCTTCTGGTTCTATTCATCTTTTCACTCTTGGATTTGCTTCACATCCACG GAGCAAGAGATCAAGCGGTTTTCTTGGATCGATAATTCCTGATGCAGTGAATGATGTGCTGGATCCAGCTTATCATCATGTGCTTCATAATGCTGTTCCTGCAGGAGTCAAAAG CTCTGCAGTAATTCGCAAGGTTGAAAATGTTACTGACACCTCATCATCTGAACTTTTAGCTTGTAG GTTGTTATGGTTAAATGGAAAACCCTTAATCCAACCAACAATAAGTGGCTATATATTGTTgtaa